Proteins co-encoded in one Flavobacteriaceae bacterium MAR_2009_75 genomic window:
- a CDS encoding putative iron-regulated membrane protein — protein sequence MVKGELRKKLLTIHRILGIATGLVVFIVSITGCFWVFREEIESLYVDYDKVTPQEENFITVTEAHDLAKVVFPQKHIHGALYGKRDEAVEVIFYEIEPEFYFSVFLNPYSGEVLHIKDHLSGFFAFILKGHVRLWLPPEIGEQVVSISILLFMLILVSGLILWWPKKKSNLKQRLRFKWKPGTRWKRKNFDLHSIVGFYVYSLALVLAFTGSVMAFNWFYYGFYKAIGGEKRAEFYIPNNINTAETIEIDVLPIDRLIPLLREDSPNALNYEVHYPATDSTSIYVEVAHSEGLYYDNDYRFFDQYTLEEIETNGIYGKYDDAKFADKLIRMNYDIHIGSIGGIIGKIIAFLTSLIIASLPVTGTLLWYGRKYKSKKKTPKWASSTVS from the coding sequence ATGGTAAAAGGAGAGTTGCGAAAGAAGCTTTTGACAATACATAGAATTTTAGGTATTGCTACCGGTCTAGTAGTTTTTATCGTAAGTATTACTGGTTGCTTTTGGGTATTTAGAGAGGAAATAGAATCGTTGTATGTTGATTACGATAAAGTGACTCCTCAAGAAGAGAACTTCATTACTGTTACGGAAGCCCACGATTTAGCCAAAGTCGTTTTCCCTCAGAAACATATTCACGGTGCACTTTATGGAAAACGCGATGAGGCGGTCGAAGTCATATTCTATGAGATAGAGCCAGAGTTTTACTTTAGCGTTTTCCTCAACCCTTATTCTGGTGAGGTATTGCATATAAAAGACCATTTAAGCGGTTTTTTTGCCTTTATTTTGAAAGGACATGTTAGACTTTGGCTTCCGCCGGAAATAGGGGAGCAAGTAGTTTCCATTTCGATATTGCTCTTCATGCTTATTCTCGTTTCGGGCTTAATTCTGTGGTGGCCTAAGAAAAAATCAAATCTAAAACAAAGACTTAGATTTAAGTGGAAGCCCGGTACGCGATGGAAACGAAAGAACTTCGACTTACATTCTATAGTCGGTTTCTATGTTTACAGTTTGGCATTAGTATTGGCTTTTACGGGATCTGTTATGGCTTTTAATTGGTTTTATTATGGCTTTTACAAGGCGATAGGTGGTGAAAAGCGTGCTGAATTTTATATTCCAAATAATATAAATACTGCAGAGACCATTGAAATAGATGTATTACCTATTGATCGATTAATACCTCTTCTAAGGGAAGATTCGCCGAATGCCCTAAATTATGAGGTTCATTACCCAGCGACCGATTCAACAAGTATTTATGTAGAGGTGGCGCATAGTGAGGGTTTATATTATGATAACGACTATCGATTTTTTGACCAGTACACCTTAGAAGAAATCGAGACCAATGGTATTTATGGTAAATACGATGATGCCAAGTTCGCCGATAAATTGATTCGGATGAATTATGATATACATATAGGATCTATTGGTGGTATAATTGGCAAAATAATTGCCTTTTTAACGAGCTTGATTATTGCAAGTCTCCCCGTTACCGGTACTTTATTATGGTATGGTCGCAAGTATAAAAGCAAAAAAAAGACACCCAAATGGGCATCAAGTACAGTTTCGTAA